A single window of Kwoniella bestiolae CBS 10118 chromosome 4, complete sequence DNA harbors:
- a CDS encoding V-type proton ATPase proteolipid subunit 2 — protein MSELCPPWAPFFGFAGVASAMIFSTVGAAYGTSKAGIGIAGLGTFRPDLIMKSLIPVVMSGIIAVYGLVVSVLIAGNISPTEPYSLFAGFIHLAAGLACGFTGLAAGYAIGIVGDACVRAYLYESKVFVSMVLILIFAEVIGLYGLIVALILNTAVGEAVCGAT, from the exons ATGTCAGAGCTCTGTCCACCCTGGGCGCCATTCTTCGG CTTCGCCGGAGTAGCCAGTGCC ATGATTTTCTCAACTGTCGGAGCAGCTTATGGAACTTCGAAAGCTGGTATTGGAATTGCGGGATTAGGTACATTCAG ACCCGATCTCATTATGAAG TCTTTGATCCCCGTTGTT ATGTCCGGTA TTATCGCAGTATATGGATTAGTAGTATCAGTCTTAATCGCCGGTAACA TATCGCCAACCGAACCATACTCGCTATTCGCAGGATTTATTCATCTGGCTGCTGGTTTAG CTTGTGGGTTCACTGGTTTAGCCGCTGGGTATGCTATTGGTATAGTCGGAGATGCC TGTGTCAGAGCATACCTCTACGAATCAAAGGTATTCGTCTCGATGGTGTTGATCCTCATTTTCGCCGAGGTTATC GGTCTATACGGTCTCATTGTAGCTCTTATCCTCAACACGGCCGTAGGAGAAGCCGTATGCGGAGCTACATAA
- a CDS encoding T-complex protein 1, eta subunit, translating into MQGRLPQMQPTVVLLREGTDTSQGIGQLLSNISACLAVAQTIATTLGPRGMDKLIVDDRGLATISNDGATILKLLDVVHPAARTLVDIARAQDAEVGDGTTSVTLLAAEILKEVKPFIEEGVGPHVIIKGLREARSLAIKKINEIAVTIEKSDPEKFRELLLQCASTSMSSKLIHSQTPFFANMVVDAVLSLDQKDLDESLIGVKKVPGGGMQDSQLIKGVAFRKTFSYAGFEQQPKSFKDPKILCLNVELELKAEKDNAEVRVNEVSEYQAIVDAEWSIIYKKLEAIVETGAKVVLSKLPIGDLATQYFADRDIFCAGRVTSDDLKRVTQAVGGSIQSTCSDIEPHHLGQCGSFEEKQIGGERFNLFQDCPQAKTCTLILRGGAEQFIAEVERSLHDSIMIVKRAIQNNSVVAGGGACEMEISKYLRGHSRTIMGKQQLIVGAVAKALEIIPRQICDNAGLDATDILNKLRMRHAQGDLWAGVDVDSENVQDNMKRFVWEPALVKTNALSSAVDAACLILSVDETVRNPQSEAPQAGPPMPRGAAQQALRGRGRGMPRR; encoded by the exons ATGCAAGGTAGACTCCCGCAGATG CAACCGACCGTCGTCCTTCTTCGAG AGGGTACCGACACATCTCAAGGTATAGGACAGCtcctctccaacatctcagcATGTCTAGCTGTGGCTCAAACCATAGCTACCACGCTCGGACCTAGGGGTATGGACAAGCTCATCGTGGATGATAGGGGATTAGCTACCATCTCTA ATGACGGAGCTACTATCCTCAAGCTACTTGATGTTGTTCACCCCGCTGCTAGAACTTTGGTGGATATTGCTCGAGCGCAAGATGCAGAAGTTGGGGATGGTACGACTAGTGTCACTTTGCT CGCCGCCGAGATATTAAAAGAAGTCAAACCATTCATTGAGGAAGGTGTAGGACCCCATGTCATCATCAAGGGATTGAGAGAAGCTAGGAGCTTG GCAATCAAAAAGATCAACGAGATCGCAGTGACGATAGAGAAATCTGATCCTGA GAAATTCCGTGAACTCCTTCTCCAATGCGCCTCCACCTCCATGTCTTCCAAACTCATTCACTCCCAAACACCCTTCTTCGCCAACATGGTCGTCGACGCGGTTCTCTCTCTCGACCAGAAAGACCTCGACGAATCGCTCATCGGAGTGAAGAAAGTCCCTGGAGGTGGTATGCAAGATTCCCAGCTCATCAAGGGAGTAGCATTCAGGAAGACCTTCTCGTACGCTGGATTCGAACAACAACCCAAATCATTCAAGGATCCCAAGATATTATGCCTCAATGTCGAACTGGAATtgaaagctgagaaggatAATGCCGAGGTCAGAGTAAACGAAGTATCAGAATACCAAGCTATTGTAGATGCGGAGTGGTCGATAATCTACAAGAAGCTAGAAGCGATCGTAGAAACAGGTGCGAAAGTGGTTTTGTCCAAATTACCTATTGGAGATCTGGCTACTCAGTATTTCGCCGATCGAGATATCTTCTGTGCTGGGCGAGTCACCTCGGATGACCTCAAGAGAGTTACCCAGGCTGTTGGAGGATCCATCCAATCCACCTGCTCGGATATCGAGCCTCACCATCTTGGTCAGTGCGGGTCATTCgaggagaagcagatcgGAGGAGAGAGGTTCAACTTGTTCCAGGATTGCCCACAGGCTAAGACCTGTACGCTCATACTGAGAGGTGGTGCGGAACAGTTCATCgctgaggtggagaggagttTACACGATTCAATCATGATCGTTAAGAGGGCGATCCAAAATAACAGTGTAGTAGCTGGAGGTGGTGCTTGCGAG ATGGAAATCTCCAAATACCTCCGTGGCCACTCCCGAACAATAATGGGCAAACAACAACTAATTGTCGGAGCAGTTGCCAAAGCCCTCGAGATCATCCCCAGACAAATCTGCGATAATGCAGGATTGGACGCTACGGATATCCTTAACaagctgaggatgagacACGCTCAGGGAGACCTATGGGCAGGTGTGGACGTTGATTCGGAGAATGTTCAAGATAACATGAAGAGATTTGTTTGGGAGCCTGCTTTGGTCAAGACCAATGCGCTTTCTAGTGCGGTCGACGCTGCttgtttgatcttgagcGTTGATGAGACGGTCAGGAATCCGCAATCTGAG GCACCCCAAGCTGGTCCACCCATGCCTCGAGGcgctgctcaacaagctttgagaggtagaggaagaggtatgcCGAGGCGATAG
- a CDS encoding vacuolar protein 8, which translates to MGGVSSCCGPRRKNNYEPLLLENEREAVADLLQYLENRSTTNFFSGSPLAALTTLSFSDNVDLQRSAALAFAEITEKEVREVGRDTLDPVLYLLTSHDHEVQRAASAALGNLAVNAENKLLIVSLGGLEPLIRQMLSSNVEVQCNAVGCITNLATHDENKTQIAKSGALIPLTRLAKSKDMRVQRNATGALLNMTHSDENRQQLVSAGAIPVLVSLLNSPDTDVQYYCTTALSNIAVDGTNRKRLAASEPKLVQSLVQLMDSQSLKVQCQAALALRNLASDEKYQLEIVKFDGLKPLLRLLHSSYLPLILSAAACVRNVSIHPANESPIIDSGFLQPLIDLLSFDENEEVQCHAISTLRNLAASSERNKGAIVEAGAVERIKELVLTVPLAVQSEMTACVAVLALSDDLKPQLLEMGICEVLIPLTNSSSVEVQGNSAAALGNLSSKAAEDYAPFNAVWNKPDGGLHAYLVRFLSSADITFQHIAVWTIVQLLEAEDDQLTNNIRSSPILMSSIRQLAASPPPSRGGRGMNEISQGSEGEEDYEDDGLDGEGEGEIATLARRILDLTEDGARDINDGSHFSTHHQGENTPGGGVAGSLGSEHAALRASVHRALSGGH; encoded by the exons ATGGGTGGTGTCAGCAGTTGCT GCGGACCGAGACGAAAGAACAACTATGAGCCATTGTTACttgagaatgagagggaGGCAGTAGCTGATCTATTGCAATACCTTGAAA ACCGATCTACCACCAACTTTTTTTCAGGCTCACCCTTAGCAGCTCTAACCACCCTATCATTCTCAGATAACGTCGATTTACAAAGATCAGCTGCATTAGCATTCGCCGAAATCACTGAAAAAGAAGTTAgagaagttggaagagataCTTTGGATCCTGTATTATACCTTTTGACCAGTCATGATCATGAGGTTCAAAGGGCCGCCAGCGCTGCGTTGGGTAACTTGGCTGTCAATG CTGAGAACAAACTATTGATCGTCTCTCTCGGTGGACTCGAACCCCTCATCAGACAGATGTTATCTTCGAACGTGGAGGTTCAATGCAATGCCGTAGGATGCATAACCAACTTGGCTACTCATG ACGAGAACAAAACTCAAATCGCCAAATCGGGAGCCTTGATCCCTTTGACTAGATTGGCCAAATCAAAGGACATGAGAGTACAGAGGAATGCTACAGGTGCTTTGTTGAACATGACTCattcag ACGAGAACCGACAACAGCTTGTATCAGCTGGTGCTATCCCTGTTCTGGTCAGcttgctcaactcacctgatacCGATGTACAATACTACTGTACCACTGCTTTGAGCAACATCGCTGTTGATG GAACGAACCGAAAGCGATTGGCTGCGTCTGAACCTAAATTAGTGCAAAGCCTCGTTCAGCTCATGGACAGTCAGAGCTTGAAAGTACAATGTCAAGCTGCTTTGGCGCTTCGAAACCTCGCcagtgatg aaaaatatcagcttgagatcgTCAAATTCGATGGTCTCAAACCATTGCTCCGACTACTCCACTCTTCTTACCTCCCTTTGATTCTATCCGCCGCAGCATGTGTACGAAACGtctccatccacccagcCAACGAATCACCAATAATCGATTCAGGCTTCTTGCAACCTTTGATCGACCTATTATCgtttgatgagaatgaagaagtCCAATGTCACGCTATATCGACTTTGCGAAACTTGGCTGCTTCGAGTGAGAGAAACAAGGGTGCTATCGTAGAAGCTGGCGCGGTTGAGAGGATCAAGGAATTAGTCTTGACTGTTCCTTTGGCTGTGCAAAGTGAGATGACTGCTTGTGTCGCCGTTTTGGCTTTGAGTG ACGATCTTAAACCTCAATTGCTCGAGATGGGTATCTGCGAAGTCCTTATTCCCCTCACCAACTCCTCAAGCGTGGAAGTTCAAGGCAACTCTGCTGCTGCACTTGGTAACCTCTCTTCGAAAG CTGCCGAAGACTACGCACCCTTCAATGCCGTTTGGAACAAACCTGATGGAGGATTACACGCATACTTGGTTAGATTCTTGAGCAGTGCTGatatcaccttccaacatATCGCTGTATGG ACCATCGTCCAGCTTCTCGAAGCAGAGGATGACCAATTAACCAACAACATCCGATCCTCCCCTATTCTCATGTCCTCCATTCGACAACTTGCAGCCTCCCCACCCCCCTCAaggggaggtagaggtatGAACGAGATCTCCCAGGGATcagagggtgaagaagactacgaagatgatggtctggacggtgagggtgaaggcgAGATCGCTACGCTCGCACGAAGGATTCTGGATCTCACCGAAGATGGCGCGAGGGATATCAATGATGGATCGCACTTCTCGACTCATCATCAGGGGGAGAACACGCCTGGGGGAGGAGTGGCGGGGAGTCTGGGGAGCGAACATGCTGCGTTGAGGGCTAGCGTACATCGGGCCTTGAGTGGAGGTCATTAG